Genomic segment of Panicum virgatum strain AP13 chromosome 9N, P.virgatum_v5, whole genome shotgun sequence:
CGAGGTTGCCGAAGGTTAGTCGTGCTgcgtatcttgtttttgctcccgaaggagactctatgattgcagcaatgccCACTCCGTCGTTGCACCAAGCCCCGTCGCAGTGCACGATCCAGGTTTCAGTCGAAGGTTCCTCCTTGAAGGTTGGGGATGTCCAGTCGGCAATGAAGTATGCCAATACTTGTGATTTGATGGCTGTTCTTCTCTCGAAGTCTATGTAGAACTCCGAGAGTTCTGAagcccatttggcaattctagcTGAGGCCTCTTTGTTACTGAACAAATCATGCAGAGGTTGATCTGTGACCACGattatcttgtgagcttcgaAGTAGTGCCGAAGCTTCCGAGAAGACATGACTACTGTGTATGCAATTTTCTCTAGctctgagtacaggagcttcaaGGCTGCAAGAGCTTCGGATACGAAGTAAACAGGTAGCTGCTGCTTCTTTACCCCAATTTCTCTCTCGAGGACTAGTGTTGCACTGACAGCGGAGTATGATGCTGCGATGTACAGGAGCAACACGTCCTTCGTGTTGggtgaggtcattttgaccatgttctgGAGATGGTTTTTGAGTCCCTGAAGGGCTTTGCTTTGCTCATGGCCCCACTCGAATTTGTTTGCGTTGCGAAGGACCTTAAAGAATGGTAGGCTTCGGTCTGCAGAGCGAGGGATGAATCTGTTTAGGGCTGCTATTCGCCCTGTGAGTTTCTGTACGTCCCTGATGGACTTtggctcctccatgttccaaAGAGTTTTTACTTTGTCGGGGTTTACTTCGATGCCTTTGGTGGACACTAGGCATCCTATCACTTTTCCTTTGTGGACTCCAAAGATGCACTTGTTGGGGTTCAAAGACAGTCCTGCTTTTCTTAGGCTTGCGAAGGTTTCGGCCATGTCTGCCACATGGTTGCTTCTTATTGAACTGGTtactacaatatcatcaacataagccAGGACATTCCTTCTAAGTTGGTATTCTAAGACCACGGAGgacattcttgaaaaagactGTCCTGCATTCTTTAATCCTTCGGGCATCCTCACGAAGCAGTAGGTGTCGAATGGTGTTATGAAGCTTGTtttctcttcatcttcctttctCATCCATATCTGATGGTATCCGGAGAAGCAATCCAGCAGAGACATTAGTTGACTGTTTGCTGTGTCATCAACGACTCTGTCGATTCTTGGCAGCGGGAAGTCATCCTTTGAGCAGGCTTTATTGAGGTCAGTGAAATCGATGCACTTGCGccatttgccattcttctttttgaccggcACGGTGTTTGCCAGCCATGTTGGGCACTTGACTTCTCTAATGACATTTGCATCTAGCAGTCTCTGGACTTCGGCCTTGACTGCTGCGACTTTTTCATCTGCCATTTTGcgaagcttctgcttcttcggcttgatgtttgggttgATGTCCAGGCGATGCTCAATGATGTCTCTACTGACTCCCCGAAGGTCGCTGGCAgaccatgcaaaaacatcttgattcttgcggaggaactcgagAAGTTCTTTCTCTTCTTCGGGCTCGAGGGTTGCATTGATAGTCACCATTTTGTCGGGTAGATGTACATCGAGGGGGACCTTCTTGACTTCACAGTCTTCTTCGaaggttgctttctcgctgtcccTTTGCTGCTCTTTGAAGGTAACGGACTTGGATTCAGTCCGAAGGTTGTGGACATTTTTCTGGCCTGGGGTGTATCCCCGCTCAATGTCCCGCTCAAGTTGCTGGTCCCCGCGGACGGTGATGACCCCCGCGGGAGCTGGCATCTTCATGCACAAGTATAGTTGATGAACGATAGCTTCGAACTTGTTGATTGTCCCCCTTCCTAAGATTGCGCGGTATGGGTAGGGCATTTCTACCACATCAAAGgtgatgtgctctgttcttgcgtTGGCCGTGTCTCCGAAGGACACGGGGAGTGGCAATTTGCCGATTGCATTCACTCTCTTTCCTCCAAATCCCATTAAAGGGATATCCGAAGGCTGAAGCAGGCTTCGTTCTATACCCATCTTATCGAAGGTGTCGGAAAAGATGATGTCTGCAGAACTGCCAGTGTCAACTAGTATCTTGCCGATCCTCCAGCTctgaatgtttgcctcgatgacaAGAGCATCTGTAtgtgggtagctgatgaggttgacatcttcttcggagaaggtgatcggagagtgtgac
This window contains:
- the LOC120689308 gene encoding uncharacterized protein LOC120689308, whose product is MGIERSLLQPSDIPLMGFGGKRVNAIGKLPLPVSFGDTANARTEHITFDVVEMPYPYRAILGRGTINKFEAIVHQLYLCMKMPAPAGVITVRGDQQLERDIERGYTPGQKNVHNLRTESKSVTFKEQQRDSEKATFEEDCEVKKVPLDVHLPDKMVTINATLEPEEEKELLEFLRKNQDVFAWSASDLRGVSRDIIEHRLDINPNIKPKKQKLRKMADEKVAAVKAEVQRLLDANVIREVKCPTWLANTVPVKKKNGKWRKCIDFTDLNKACSKDDFPLPRIDRVVDDTANSQLMSLLDCFSGYHQIWMRKEDEEKTSFITPFDTYCFVRMPEGLKNAGQSFSRMSSVVLEYQLRRNVLAYVDDIVVTSSIRSNHVADMAETFASLRKAGLSLNPNKCIFGVHKGKVIGCLVSTKGIEVNPDKVKTLWNMEEPKSIRDVQKLTGRIAALNRFIPRSADRSLPFFKVLRNANKFEWGHEQSKALQGLKNHLQNMVKMTSPNTKDVLLLYIAASYSAVSATLVLEREIGVKKQQLPVYFVSEALAALKLLYSELEKIAYTVVMSSRKLRHYFEAHKIIVVTDQPLHDLFSNKEASARIAKWASELSEFYIDFERRTAIKSQVLAYFIADWTSPTFKEEPSTETWIVHCDGAWCNDGVGIAAIIESPSGAKTRYAARLTFGNLESSTNNTTEYEALLLGLRKMKALGHQNFIVKTDSKVIRDHIEKDSEARKPELIEYLDAVRSMEKYFKGFDIVHIPRHMNDEADKLAKAASRKEQLPSDNIVCRFGVPREITVDNSKQFDSQLLREFCYSLGTKVIFASVYHPQSNGAVERANGIIFGSVKKCLFDQKKGKWADELPKIIWSHNTSESRITKFTPFRLLYGAEAMKPEELKNRSLRVTHQVEATP